The Bombus terrestris chromosome 9, iyBomTerr1.2, whole genome shotgun sequence genome contains a region encoding:
- the LOC100644527 gene encoding trypsin 3A1 isoform X1, which translates to MPFGTRDMSNHATMQRTLVVILLWISCCSHAFPRVVIRNKEKNLPASNVQIHYNITSAEVDDLSAIDEVSYIDFNSTSSIPSKRPNICNDCVCGVGRKTRIVGGNVTSVYEYPWIVSLTKQGTFYCAGSLITRKHVLTAAHCLSGFDRRSIKLVLVDNDRTKLDQNAIIRRIKSVVIHENFHSYTYNNDIAIIEMDRTVNVNGIVRTACLPEDKAIDYTGATATVIGWGRTGESEPVSNELRRVNLPILSQEECDQAGYQKNRISENMFCAGYLTGNRDACFGDSGGPLHVKGTFGHLEIIGIISWGRGCARPNFPGIYTKLTNYLGWLKDHLDDECVCPPPRRH; encoded by the exons ATGCCATTCGGGACACGCGATATGTCGAACCACGCGACAATGCAACGAACACTCGTCGTGATCCTCCTCTGGATAAGTTGCTGCAGCCATGCGTTCCCGCGAGTG GTAATAAGGAACAAGGAGAAGAACCTGCCAGCGTCAAACGTTCAAATACACTACAACATTACGAGCGCCGAGGTCGACGATCTATCGGCAATAGACGAGGTGTCTTACATCGATTTCAATTCAACTTCTTCGATTCCATCAAAGAGGCCGAACATCTGCAACGACTGTG TTTGTGGCGTGGGTAGGAAAACAAGGATCGTCGGTGGGAATGTGACGAGCGTTTACGAATATCCATGGATTGTTAGCCTGACCAAACAAGGCACATTTTACTGTGCCGGTAGTTTAATCACGCGGAAACACGTACTCACAGCGGCTCACTGCTTATCTGG ATTCGACAGAAGAAGCATCAAACTCGTCCTGGTGGACAATGATCGGACAAAATTGGACCAAAATGCCATAATTCGCCGCATCAAGTCTGTTGTTATAcatgaaaattttcattcataCACGTACAATAACGATATTGCTATTATCGAAATGGATCGAACAGTGAACGTAAATGGTATCGTGCGAACTGCCTGTTTGCCTGAAGACA AAGCTATCGACTACACTGGTGCAACTGCCACGGTGATTGGTTGGGGTCGAACGGGAGAGAGCGAACCAGTGAGCAATGAATTAAGAAGAGTCAATCTCCCAATTTTGTCGCAGGAAGAATGCGATCAAGCAGGTTACCAGAAGAATCGAATCAGTGAAAATATGTTCTGTGCAGGATATTTAACGGGTAATCGCGATGCTTGCTTT GGTGATAGCGGTGGTCCTCTGCATGTGAAAGGAACATTTGGACATTTAGAAATAATtg GTATCATCTCATGGGGTCGTGGATGCGCAAGACCAAACTTCCCAGGAATTTACACAAAGTTAACAAATTACCTCGGATGGCTTAAAGATCATTTAGATGACGAATGCGTATGCCCACCACCTCGTCGACATTAA
- the LOC100644527 gene encoding trypsin 3A1 isoform X2, with protein MPFGTRDMSNHATMQRTLVVILLWISCCSHAFPRVVIRNKEKNLPASNVQIHYNITSAEVDDLSAIDEVSYIDFNSTSSIPSKRPNICNDCVCGVGRKTRIVGGNVTSVYEYPWIVSLTKQGTFYCAGSLITRKHVLTAAHCLSGFDRRSIKLVLVDNDRTKLDQNAIIRRIKSVVIHENFHSYTYNNDIAIIEMDRTVNVNGIVRTACLPEDTIDYTGATATVIGWGRTGESEPVSNELRRVNLPILSQEECDQAGYQKNRISENMFCAGYLTGNRDACFGDSGGPLHVKGTFGHLEIIGIISWGRGCARPNFPGIYTKLTNYLGWLKDHLDDECVCPPPRRH; from the exons ATGCCATTCGGGACACGCGATATGTCGAACCACGCGACAATGCAACGAACACTCGTCGTGATCCTCCTCTGGATAAGTTGCTGCAGCCATGCGTTCCCGCGAGTG GTAATAAGGAACAAGGAGAAGAACCTGCCAGCGTCAAACGTTCAAATACACTACAACATTACGAGCGCCGAGGTCGACGATCTATCGGCAATAGACGAGGTGTCTTACATCGATTTCAATTCAACTTCTTCGATTCCATCAAAGAGGCCGAACATCTGCAACGACTGTG TTTGTGGCGTGGGTAGGAAAACAAGGATCGTCGGTGGGAATGTGACGAGCGTTTACGAATATCCATGGATTGTTAGCCTGACCAAACAAGGCACATTTTACTGTGCCGGTAGTTTAATCACGCGGAAACACGTACTCACAGCGGCTCACTGCTTATCTGG ATTCGACAGAAGAAGCATCAAACTCGTCCTGGTGGACAATGATCGGACAAAATTGGACCAAAATGCCATAATTCGCCGCATCAAGTCTGTTGTTATAcatgaaaattttcattcataCACGTACAATAACGATATTGCTATTATCGAAATGGATCGAACAGTGAACGTAAATGGTATCGTGCGAACTGCCTGTTTGCCTGAAGACA CTATCGACTACACTGGTGCAACTGCCACGGTGATTGGTTGGGGTCGAACGGGAGAGAGCGAACCAGTGAGCAATGAATTAAGAAGAGTCAATCTCCCAATTTTGTCGCAGGAAGAATGCGATCAAGCAGGTTACCAGAAGAATCGAATCAGTGAAAATATGTTCTGTGCAGGATATTTAACGGGTAATCGCGATGCTTGCTTT GGTGATAGCGGTGGTCCTCTGCATGTGAAAGGAACATTTGGACATTTAGAAATAATtg GTATCATCTCATGGGGTCGTGGATGCGCAAGACCAAACTTCCCAGGAATTTACACAAAGTTAACAAATTACCTCGGATGGCTTAAAGATCATTTAGATGACGAATGCGTATGCCCACCACCTCGTCGACATTAA